The following proteins come from a genomic window of Patescibacteria group bacterium:
- a CDS encoding DUF2806 domain-containing protein, protein MNTSIKDIIGLEKPLKKLIETISEGIGVVGNRIFEFDTEKIKRIGQAEAEVEKQKIIAQAEGQEKAIKILGRAEKRFALEQYNKQINLENIIVKTRNDLEGKAVSEAPVEKDWTMRFLDVAQNVSRERLQDVLAKILSGEIQKPGSFSYQTLEIVKYLSQKNLQDFLKFIAISTKIGVIRLGFTAEESLKKYNLDFMNYLDLSNVGIFNQSSSLLYDIDLLVSKPLSLNIAGDLFLITYDGPQKTKKFDFGLLVFSNTGTELRSLLLNQAVNEKSEEYKNDFIKKVQEKGFKIVRQEKIK, encoded by the coding sequence ATGAATACGTCGATAAAAGATATTATTGGTTTAGAAAAACCATTAAAGAAATTAATTGAGACTATCTCTGAAGGAATAGGCGTTGTTGGTAATCGTATATTTGAATTTGATACTGAAAAAATAAAAAGGATTGGACAAGCAGAAGCCGAAGTAGAGAAACAAAAAATTATTGCCCAAGCAGAGGGACAAGAAAAAGCAATTAAGATACTTGGGCGCGCAGAGAAAAGGTTTGCACTAGAACAATATAATAAACAAATTAATCTCGAAAATATTATAGTTAAAACACGAAACGATTTAGAAGGAAAAGCCGTCTCTGAAGCGCCGGTTGAAAAAGATTGGACTATGAGATTTCTAGATGTGGCACAAAATGTAAGTAGAGAAAGACTACAAGACGTTTTAGCTAAAATCCTATCAGGCGAAATTCAAAAACCAGGAAGCTTTTCTTATCAAACTTTAGAGATAGTTAAATATCTTTCTCAAAAAAATTTACAAGATTTTTTAAAATTTATTGCTATTTCTACTAAGATAGGGGTTATAAGGTTAGGCTTCACAGCTGAAGAATCATTAAAAAAGTATAATCTTGATTTTATGAATTACCTTGATTTGTCAAATGTAGGAATATTTAATCAATCATCTAGTCTTTTATATGACATAGATCTGTTAGTTTCAAAGCCTCTATCTTTAAATATTGCTGGTGATTTATTTTTAATAACTTACGATGGTCCACAAAAGACAAAAAAATTTGACTTCGGCTTGCTTGTATTTTCTAATACAGGAACAGAATTGAGATCATTGCTTTTAAATCAAGCGGTTAACGAGAAATCAGAAGAATATAAGAATGATTTTATCAAAAAAGTACAAGAAAAAGGATTTAAAATTGTTCGTCAAGAAAAAATAAAATAA
- a CDS encoding nitroreductase family protein, translating into MENEALKNILTRHSVREFTGDEIKKEDLLTMLKAAMSAPSAANRQPWSFVVVTKRETLDALCKKLPYAKMLSKADAAIVVCGLPDKSKLLNFVLKVTIKSLLKDFWVQDCSAASENILLAAHALGYGAVWTAVFPAEALVKNVQNILGVPEYVIPLNVIPIGVPVKKNQSPKDKFKENNIHWEKW; encoded by the coding sequence ATGGAAAACGAAGCTTTAAAAAACATTCTTACTCGCCATAGCGTCCGGGAATTCACGGGGGATGAGATTAAAAAAGAGGATTTGTTGACGATGTTAAAAGCAGCGATGTCGGCGCCATCGGCCGCTAATCGACAGCCCTGGTCATTTGTCGTTGTGACCAAACGGGAAACTTTAGACGCGCTTTGTAAAAAACTGCCTTACGCCAAAATGCTTTCAAAAGCCGACGCGGCCATTGTGGTTTGCGGTCTACCCGACAAATCAAAGCTTTTAAATTTTGTGCTCAAAGTGACAATTAAGTCATTACTTAAAGATTTTTGGGTTCAGGACTGCTCAGCCGCCTCAGAAAATATTTTATTAGCCGCTCATGCTTTGGGTTATGGCGCGGTTTGGACCGCGGTTTTTCCCGCCGAGGCATTAGTTAAAAATGTTCAGAATATTCTAGGAGTCCCTGAATATGTTATTCCTTTAAATGTTATTCCGATTGGCGTACCGGTTAAAAAAAACCAATCGCCAAAAGACAAATTCAAGGAAAACAATATACATTGGGAAAAATGGTAA
- the gltX gene encoding glutamate--tRNA ligase — translation MNSQEELKLTKAGAVRARIAPSPTGFFHVGGARTALFNYLFAKQNNGIFVLRIEDTDKERSKPVYEDNIIESLKWLGISPDEGPAIDGNYGPYRQSERKEIYEKYLEKLLDEKKAYHCFCSEEELKIQKEYQLSIGQAPRYSGKCAGLSEQEVEDNLKQKKKFVYRFMIAPKKIEFNDLIRGKIEIDSALMGDTVIARDDAMPLYNFACVIDDFEMKITHVIRGEEHISNTPRQILLQKALGFPKVKYAHLPLILGSDKSKLSKRHGAASVIEYKELGYLPEALNNFLAFLGWNPDTNKEIFSLDALIKEFSLEKVQKSGAVFNTKRLDFLNGVYIRQKPINKLTELCIPHLIQNSLIELEFKQIQFPPAYGGKEIINKFKITQTKKPITFDVLSKIVSIYQERLKKLSDLPEFVDFFFKKNLDYDKDLLKWKDMSEQEVLRALDRSNKILSDLKEEEFDLQKLTDILLQESEKFGKKIKSIEDRGYLLWPLRVALTGQKSSAPPFEIAEILGKEQTLKRINQAKELLQ, via the coding sequence ATGAACTCTCAAGAAGAATTAAAGCTAACTAAAGCAGGCGCAGTAAGAGCAAGGATAGCTCCTTCTCCTACTGGTTTTTTCCATGTTGGAGGAGCAAGGACTGCTTTATTTAATTACTTATTTGCCAAACAAAACAATGGGATTTTTGTTTTAAGGATTGAAGACACTGATAAAGAAAGGTCAAAGCCTGTTTATGAAGATAATATTATTGAAAGTTTAAAATGGCTTGGCATTTCGCCTGATGAAGGCCCTGCTATTGATGGAAATTATGGACCATACAGGCAGTCAGAAAGAAAAGAGATTTACGAGAAATATTTGGAGAAGCTTTTAGATGAAAAAAAAGCTTATCATTGTTTTTGTTCAGAGGAAGAATTGAAGATCCAAAAAGAATATCAATTATCAATAGGCCAAGCTCCTCGTTATTCAGGAAAATGCGCTGGTTTATCAGAACAAGAAGTTGAAGATAATTTAAAACAAAAAAAGAAGTTTGTTTACAGATTCATGATTGCTCCAAAGAAAATAGAGTTTAATGATTTAATAAGAGGGAAAATAGAGATTGATAGTGCTTTAATGGGGGATACTGTTATTGCCAGAGATGATGCTATGCCTTTATATAATTTTGCTTGTGTTATTGATGATTTTGAAATGAAAATAACTCATGTCATAAGGGGAGAGGAACATATTTCTAATACTCCAAGACAAATCCTTCTTCAGAAAGCTTTAGGTTTTCCAAAAGTTAAATATGCTCATTTGCCTTTGATTTTAGGTTCTGATAAAAGCAAGCTTTCAAAAAGACATGGAGCAGCTTCAGTGATAGAGTATAAAGAGCTTGGCTATTTGCCTGAAGCTTTGAATAACTTTTTAGCTTTTTTAGGCTGGAATCCTGATACTAATAAAGAAATATTTTCTTTGGATGCTTTGATTAAAGAATTTTCTTTGGAAAAAGTTCAAAAATCAGGAGCAGTGTTTAACACGAAAAGATTAGATTTCTTAAACGGTGTCTATATCAGGCAAAAACCTATCAATAAATTAACAGAACTTTGCATTCCACATTTAATTCAAAATAGTTTGATTGAACTAGAATTCAAGCAAATTCAATTTCCACCTGCTTATGGAGGAAAAGAAATAATCAACAAATTTAAAATCACTCAGACAAAAAAACCGATTACTTTTGATGTTTTATCAAAGATCGTTTCAATTTATCAGGAAAGATTAAAAAAACTTTCTGATCTTCCAGAATTTGTTGATTTCTTTTTCAAAAAAAATCTTGATTACGATAAAGATTTATTGAAATGGAAAGACATGTCAGAGCAGGAAGTATTAAGAGCGTTGGATAGGAGTAATAAAATATTGTCTGATTTAAAAGAAGAAGAGTTTGATTTGCAGAAATTAACAGATATTCTCTTACAAGAATCAGAAAAATTTGGTAAAAAGATAAAAAGCATTGAAGATAGGGGATATTTGCTTTGGCCTTTAAGAGTTGCTCTAACAGGCCAGAAGTCTTCAGCTCCACCTTTTGAAATTGCTGAGATTTTAGGGAAAGAGCAGACTTTAAAAAGGATTAATCAAGCCAAAGAATTATTACAATGA
- the murG gene encoding undecaprenyldiphospho-muramoylpentapeptide beta-N-acetylglucosaminyltransferase, with protein sequence MKKGKKIKILFTGGGSGGHIFPIIAIVREIRKLPSEQKKNKEIDFSYLGPKDNFADILLSQENIKVRHVSAGKIRRYVNAKSILNNFIDLVFKIPIGLLQAFIYIFILAPDVIFSKGGFGSLPAVIAGWLLGVPIFLQESDVVPGLANRILGRFSTEIFVSFPKTPYFTKRMILTGNPIRREILNISEQEAKQFFKITGKKPVVFIMGGSQGSQRINDEILEVLAELVEHFEIIHQCGDKNIKQVKAEAKVVIPEYLLKYYHAFGFLKEQELKKAYAASDLVVSRAGSGSIFEIAAWLKPSILIPLSESAQNHQVENAYAYSKKGATIVLEEKNFTSRFFLEKLKNLFSHSEQLEKMKIAAKEFSKPMAAKIIAGYMMGYLTKS encoded by the coding sequence ATGAAAAAAGGTAAAAAAATTAAAATTCTGTTTACTGGAGGGGGCAGTGGGGGACATATTTTCCCAATTATTGCCATAGTGAGAGAAATCAGAAAGCTTCCTTCTGAGCAAAAAAAGAATAAAGAAATTGATTTTTCTTATCTTGGACCAAAAGATAATTTTGCTGATATTCTTCTTTCCCAAGAAAATATTAAAGTCAGGCATGTTTCAGCTGGTAAAATTAGAAGATACGTTAATGCTAAAAGTATTTTAAATAATTTTATTGATTTAGTTTTTAAAATTCCAATCGGTCTTTTGCAGGCATTTATATATATATTCATTTTGGCTCCTGATGTCATTTTTTCAAAAGGAGGTTTTGGGTCACTTCCAGCAGTAATTGCTGGCTGGCTGTTAGGTGTCCCCATATTTTTACAGGAATCAGATGTTGTTCCTGGTTTGGCTAATAGAATATTAGGCAGGTTTTCAACAGAGATTTTTGTTTCTTTTCCGAAAACACCATACTTTACCAAAAGAATGATTTTAACTGGAAATCCAATAAGAAGGGAGATTTTAAATATTTCAGAACAGGAAGCAAAGCAGTTTTTCAAAATTACAGGGAAAAAACCAGTTGTTTTTATTATGGGAGGATCTCAAGGTTCCCAGCGCATTAATGACGAGATTCTAGAAGTATTAGCAGAATTAGTTGAGCATTTTGAAATAATACATCAGTGTGGTGATAAGAACATAAAACAAGTAAAAGCAGAAGCAAAAGTAGTAATCCCTGAATATTTATTAAAGTATTATCATGCATTTGGTTTTTTAAAAGAACAGGAGCTTAAAAAAGCTTATGCCGCAAGTGATTTAGTAGTATCTAGGGCAGGCTCAGGAAGTATTTTTGAAATAGCTGCCTGGCTAAAGCCTTCAATTTTAATTCCTTTATCAGAATCAGCTCAAAATCATCAAGTTGAAAATGCTTATGCTTATTCAAAAAAAGGAGCTACTATAGTATTAGAGGAAAAAAACTTTACTTCCCGATTTTTCCTTGAAAAACTAAAAAATCTGTTTTCTCATTCAGAGCAGTTGGAAAAAATGAAAATTGCTGCCAAAGAGTTTTCAAAACCAATGGCAGCAAAAATAATTGCTGGCTATATGATGGGTTATTTGACTAAATCATAG
- the ftsW gene encoding putative lipid II flippase FtsW gives MAGRKFDHALIIITGFLIVFGIIIFASASTSVSQIKFGSTYYYFNHQMIYALIPGIILAFIFSKIDLGLLKKWAPAFLLFNLMLMTFVFLPHIGIKVGRAARWISLGPVSFQPSEILKLTFILYIASWMESRKKKEFKLPKTQKDLKENLAAFIIVLGLIGLLLWFQSDIGTLVVILATGFLMYFFANNPVLHTIILGLIAIVGISLLIHFSPYRLERILIFLNPGTDPMGAGYQIKQSLIAIGSGGIWGLGFGMSQQKLGLLPHPISDSIFAVLAEETGFIGSVVLIFLFLLFLWRGFKIGKQSKNKFTNLTALGITSWILIQALVNIGAMVGVIPLTGIPLPFVSHGGTALIIELIAVGILLNISKTSKV, from the coding sequence ATGGCAGGTAGAAAATTTGATCACGCTCTAATAATTATTACAGGTTTTTTAATTGTTTTTGGAATTATTATATTTGCCAGTGCTTCTACATCTGTTTCTCAAATAAAGTTTGGAAGCACTTATTATTATTTTAATCACCAAATGATTTATGCTTTAATCCCAGGGATTATTTTAGCTTTTATATTTTCAAAAATTGACCTTGGACTCTTGAAAAAATGGGCGCCAGCTTTCCTTTTATTTAATTTAATGCTTATGACTTTTGTTTTTTTGCCCCATATTGGAATTAAAGTTGGGAGAGCAGCAAGATGGATTTCATTGGGTCCAGTTTCTTTCCAGCCTTCTGAAATATTAAAACTTACTTTTATTCTGTATATTGCCAGCTGGATGGAAAGCAGAAAGAAAAAGGAATTTAAATTACCAAAGACCCAAAAAGACTTAAAGGAGAATTTAGCTGCTTTTATTATAGTTCTCGGGTTAATTGGCCTGCTCTTGTGGTTTCAGTCTGATATAGGGACTTTGGTTGTAATTTTAGCTACTGGGTTTCTTATGTATTTTTTTGCAAATAATCCTGTTTTGCATACAATAATATTAGGGCTAATTGCGATAGTGGGAATTTCACTTCTTATTCATTTTTCACCTTATCGTTTAGAAAGAATATTGATATTTCTTAATCCTGGCACTGACCCCATGGGAGCAGGTTATCAGATCAAGCAATCTTTAATTGCAATAGGCTCAGGTGGGATCTGGGGATTAGGATTTGGAATGTCCCAGCAAAAACTTGGCCTTTTGCCTCATCCGATATCAGATTCAATTTTCGCTGTTTTAGCAGAAGAAACAGGGTTTATTGGTTCAGTTGTTTTGATTTTCCTGTTTTTACTCTTTTTGTGGCGAGGATTTAAAATTGGAAAACAAAGCAAGAATAAATTCACTAATTTAACAGCCCTAGGCATTACTTCGTGGATTTTGATTCAGGCTTTAGTTAATATCGGCGCTATGGTTGGCGTTATTCCTTTAACAGGCATACCGCTGCCATTTGTCAGTCATGGAGGTACAGCTTTAATTATAGAACTTATTGCAGTGGGTATTTTATTAAATATTTCAAAAACATCTAAAGTTTAA
- the murD gene encoding UDP-N-acetylmuramoyl-L-alanine--D-glutamate ligase, with the protein MKLNKLKNKKILILGLGIEGMDTLKFLRKSFPQKVIAIGDKLRFNQLNSEAQTTIKKDKKLRLHLGESYLGFLKYYDSIIKTPGIPPKVLKPFLEKGQKITSQTEIFFNNCKGKIIGITATKGKSTTASLIYEILKKNKLKAYLVGNIGKPMLSLLSSDKKENVYVCELSSHQLVSLKKSPDIAVFLNIYSEHLDYYENFKQYLSAKSNITKHQGKNDYLVFNSKNKLINQVAKKSKAQKIPISSVKIKRIETLLKGEFNVENIKAAIAATRLFKIKDKDILKAIKTFKPLAHRLECIGTYKGIKFYNDALSTVPEATIAALDALGNNVETIFLGGLDRGIDFKGLAKRILKSRIKVLILFPDTGGKIYKQIVELDKNSKFKAIMVLNMKDGVKLAYEHTKKGKICLLSTASPSFSLFKDYKEKGNLFKKYVKLYGR; encoded by the coding sequence ATGAAATTAAATAAATTAAAAAACAAAAAAATACTGATTTTGGGATTAGGAATTGAAGGAATGGATACTTTAAAATTTCTAAGGAAAAGTTTTCCTCAAAAAGTCATTGCGATAGGAGATAAGCTTAGGTTTAATCAGCTTAACTCTGAGGCCCAGACAACAATAAAAAAGGACAAGAAATTAAGGCTTCATTTAGGTGAATCTTACCTTGGGTTTTTAAAATACTATGATTCTATAATTAAAACCCCTGGAATTCCGCCCAAAGTTTTAAAACCATTTTTAGAAAAAGGACAGAAAATAACTTCTCAAACAGAGATTTTTTTTAATAACTGTAAAGGAAAAATTATTGGTATTACGGCAACAAAAGGAAAAAGCACAACAGCCTCGTTAATTTATGAGATTTTAAAGAAAAATAAATTGAAAGCATATTTAGTTGGCAATATTGGAAAACCAATGTTATCTCTTTTATCGTCTGATAAAAAAGAAAATGTTTATGTTTGTGAGTTATCAAGCCATCAGCTTGTGAGCCTTAAAAAAAGCCCTGATATTGCTGTTTTTTTAAATATTTATTCAGAACATCTTGATTATTATGAGAATTTTAAGCAATACTTGTCAGCCAAAAGTAACATTACAAAGCATCAGGGGAAAAATGATTATTTGGTTTTTAATTCAAAGAATAAACTTATAAATCAAGTTGCTAAAAAATCAAAAGCTCAAAAGATTCCAATTAGTTCAGTTAAAATTAAAAGAATTGAAACTCTATTAAAGGGCGAATTTAATGTTGAAAACATTAAAGCAGCAATTGCTGCAACAAGGTTATTTAAAATAAAGGATAAAGACATATTAAAAGCTATTAAAACATTTAAGCCATTAGCACATAGGTTAGAGTGCATTGGAACATATAAGGGAATTAAGTTTTACAATGATGCCCTGTCAACCGTTCCAGAAGCAACAATAGCTGCCTTAGATGCGTTAGGAAATAATGTTGAAACAATATTTTTAGGAGGGCTGGACAGGGGAATTGATTTTAAAGGTTTGGCAAAAAGAATTTTAAAAAGCAGAATCAAAGTCTTGATTTTGTTTCCAGACACAGGAGGAAAGATTTATAAACAGATTGTTGAACTAGATAAAAATAGTAAATTCAAGGCAATTATGGTTTTAAACATGAAAGACGGGGTAAAACTTGCGTATGAACATACAAAAAAAGGAAAAATCTGTCTTCTATCAACAGCTTCGCCCAGCTTCAGTCTTTTTAAGGATTATAAAGAGAAAGGTAATTTGTTTAAAAAATACGTAAAACTATATGGCAGGTAG
- a CDS encoding serine hydrolase: MNKNTKFFLLSFIMSSLFWWGISFFQQGTEQFFYAQITQPFKNLAAVDISARPKKQKPDIKANSVISIKVNKIGKERMVFGKNINRTLPIASLSKLMTALIVMENTRLNDYDLSKTTIVSQKAASQYNIPIYGNLKAGQIITIEQLLKYMLYYSSNDAAFTLAEVIGLDNFVAKMNQKSKELGLNNTYFINPTGLDPNDIDIVPNYSTVNDLANLSKYVLSNHGLIFEFSLENGPYLSENGISGIYILNNQIIVGGKTGYTEKAGGCVVFVFSDENGNYFINILLGAESPDTRIEEIQKLINWINS; the protein is encoded by the coding sequence ATGAATAAAAATACTAAGTTTTTTTTACTGTCTTTTATTATGAGTTCTTTGTTTTGGTGGGGAATAAGCTTCTTTCAGCAAGGAACGGAGCAGTTTTTTTATGCTCAAATTACTCAACCTTTCAAGAATTTAGCAGCTGTAGATATTTCAGCCAGGCCAAAAAAACAAAAACCAGACATTAAAGCTAATTCTGTTATTTCTATTAAAGTTAATAAAATAGGAAAAGAAAGAATGGTTTTTGGAAAAAATATTAATAGAACTCTGCCAATTGCGTCTTTAAGCAAACTCATGACTGCTTTAATTGTTATGGAGAATACGCGTCTTAATGATTATGATTTATCAAAAACAACAATAGTTTCTCAAAAAGCTGCATCTCAATACAATATTCCTATTTATGGTAATTTAAAAGCTGGTCAGATTATTACAATAGAGCAGCTTTTAAAGTACATGCTCTATTATTCAAGCAATGATGCAGCCTTTACCTTAGCCGAAGTAATTGGGCTGGATAATTTTGTTGCAAAAATGAACCAAAAATCTAAAGAATTAGGTCTTAATAATACTTATTTTATTAATCCAACGGGTCTTGATCCTAATGATATAGATATTGTTCCAAATTATTCTACTGTTAATGATTTAGCTAATCTTTCAAAATATGTTTTAAGCAACCATGGCTTAATATTTGAATTCTCTTTAGAAAACGGCCCATATTTATCAGAAAATGGGATTTCAGGAATTTATATTTTAAACAATCAGATTATTGTTGGAGGTAAAACCGGTTATACAGAAAAAGCAGGAGGATGTGTGGTTTTTGTGTTTTCTGATGAGAATGGAAATTATTTCATAAATATATTATTGGGCGCTGAATCACCAGATACAAGAATAGAAGAAATACAGAAACTAATTAACTGGATTAATTCATGA
- the aspS gene encoding aspartate--tRNA ligase, translating to MKRILISETIKHIGEKVKVCGWVDTIRSHGKIVFIDLRDKQGILQLVFTPKNKEIYKIAKELKPEWVVLVEGSIGERPKNMINPKIKTGEIELGVEKVEVFSRAKTLPFPIDTDGYEINEEIRMKYRYLDLRRQRLKENLKMRQKTIQFMRDFLIEKGFLEVETPILTKSTPEGARDFLVPSRTYPGNFYALPQSPQQYKQLLMVAGIEKYFQIARCFRDEDPRGDRQAEFTQLDIEMSFVGQDDILNLIEELFTSLVKKLFPKKKITKSPFPRITYKQAMEKYSSDKPDLRKNKKDDDELAFGFVVDFPLFEWKESEKRLDAVHHPFTRPQEQDISKVKKNAKDMLAYQYDLVLNGYEIGGGSLRIYDPKMLETIFEIMGHKKEGIRKRFGHLLKAFEYGVPPHGGIAPGIDRFVAIVQKEPNIREVIAFPKTGENRGMMMDTPSEVSKEQLKDLKIQFEKKKESK from the coding sequence ATGAAAAGAATATTAATAAGCGAAACAATTAAACATATTGGAGAAAAGGTTAAGGTTTGCGGTTGGGTTGATACTATTAGATCTCATGGGAAGATAGTTTTCATTGACCTTCGTGACAAACAAGGTATTTTGCAGTTGGTTTTTACTCCTAAGAATAAAGAAATTTACAAAATAGCAAAAGAATTAAAACCAGAATGGGTTGTTTTAGTTGAAGGCAGTATTGGAGAAAGGCCAAAAAACATGATTAATCCTAAGATTAAAACAGGAGAAATTGAGCTTGGTGTAGAAAAAGTTGAGGTTTTTTCAAGGGCAAAGACTTTACCTTTTCCAATTGACACTGATGGTTATGAGATAAATGAAGAAATAAGGATGAAGTATCGTTATTTGGATTTAAGAAGGCAAAGACTAAAGGAAAACTTAAAGATGAGGCAGAAAACAATTCAGTTTATGAGAGATTTTCTTATTGAAAAAGGATTCTTAGAGGTTGAAACTCCAATATTGACAAAATCTACTCCTGAAGGAGCAAGAGATTTTTTAGTTCCTTCAAGAACTTATCCTGGTAATTTTTATGCTCTTCCTCAGAGTCCCCAGCAATACAAACAGCTTTTAATGGTTGCTGGAATTGAAAAGTATTTTCAAATTGCAAGGTGTTTTAGAGATGAAGATCCAAGAGGTGATAGGCAGGCAGAATTTACTCAGCTTGATATTGAAATGTCATTTGTCGGCCAGGATGATATTTTGAATTTAATTGAAGAGCTTTTTACAAGTTTAGTTAAGAAGTTATTTCCAAAAAAGAAAATAACAAAATCACCATTTCCTAGAATTACTTATAAGCAGGCAATGGAAAAGTATAGTAGCGATAAGCCAGATTTGAGAAAAAATAAAAAAGATGATGATGAGCTGGCTTTTGGATTTGTTGTTGATTTTCCTTTGTTTGAATGGAAAGAGTCTGAGAAAAGACTTGATGCAGTGCACCATCCATTTACCAGGCCCCAGGAGCAAGATATTTCAAAAGTTAAAAAGAATGCTAAAGACATGCTGGCTTATCAGTATGATTTAGTTTTAAATGGTTATGAAATTGGGGGAGGAAGTTTAAGAATATATGATCCTAAGATGCTTGAAACCATTTTTGAGATAATGGGCCATAAAAAAGAAGGTATAAGGAAAAGATTTGGTCATTTATTAAAAGCATTTGAATATGGCGTTCCTCCTCATGGCGGAATTGCTCCAGGGATTGATAGGTTTGTGGCAATAGTTCAAAAAGAACCAAATATTAGAGAAGTAATAGCTTTTCCTAAAACAGGAGAAAATCGGGGAATGATGATGGACACTCCTTCTGAAGTTAGTAAAGAGCAGCTCAAGGATCTAAAGATTCAATTTGAAAAAAAGAAAGAAAGTAAATGA
- a CDS encoding response regulator codes for MSKGKSLKKKILIVEDEKVLAEMYYDTFVKAGFEVISAIESKEALEITKKEKPDLIILDLLLPRESGLFFLKWLKKDLEIAAIPVIVFTNYDGVEARRKAIDFGVKDYLIKADFTPKQFVEKVKKYLK; via the coding sequence ATGAGCAAAGGAAAATCTTTAAAAAAGAAAATACTGATCGTTGAAGACGAGAAAGTATTAGCAGAAATGTATTATGATACATTTGTAAAAGCTGGTTTTGAAGTTATTTCAGCTATTGAATCAAAAGAAGCGCTTGAAATTACAAAAAAGGAAAAACCTGATTTAATTATTCTTGATCTTTTACTTCCTAGGGAAAGTGGGTTATTTTTTTTAAAATGGCTTAAAAAAGATCTTGAAATTGCAGCAATACCAGTAATTGTTTTTACAAATTATGATGGAGTAGAGGCAAGAAGAAAAGCAATTGACTTTGGGGTAAAAGATTATCTTATTAAAGCAGATTTTACTCCCAAACAGTTTGTTGAAAAAGTAAAAAAGTATTTGAAATGA